A segment of the Symmachiella macrocystis genome:
GGTCCTTCCCAGCGCGTCGGTGCGGGCCTACAATTCGGGCGAGACTCTCTTCAATCTCAATCAGCTAAGGTCCACTCGGGTGAACACCGGCCGGCATGAATTTGAACTGATCGCATGGATTCGCCAACAGACCCGCGCCCACGACCGCATTCCTCTGGGAATCGGCGATGACACCGCAGCGTTGGCCTTTCCCAATCCGGCGAACTGCCTGGTCACCGTCGACATGCTGATGGAAGGGGTGCATTTTACGATGCCCCCGGCGACGCCTCGACAAATCGGTCATAAGGCATTGGCGGTCAATCTCAGCGATATTGCCGCAATGGCCGGACGCCCTTTGGCAGCCGTGATCAGCCTCGCCCTACCCCGTGGCGTCCCCGCGAAATTGGCCGAGGAACTGTACGCCGGCATCGAGGAGTTGGCCGACCAGTTCGACGTCGCCATCGCTGGCGGTGACACCAATAGCTGGCAAGGTCCGCTGGTGATCAGCATCACCGCCTTGGGTGAAACAACTGACCGCGGCGCCGTAACACGCAGCGGCGCTCGCCCAGGTGACGCGATATTTGTCACCGGAGGTTTGGGCGGCAGTCTGGCGGGAAAACACCTCGACTTCACGCCTCGCATCAACGAAGCCTCGAAATTGCATGAGGCCGTCGATCTGCATGCCATGCTCGATGTTAGCGACGGCTTGGCGGCGGATTTGCAGCACATTGTCGAAGAAAGCGGCGTGGGAGTTATTTTAGAGGAGTCGGAAATCCCCATCAGCCCAGCCGCCCAAACCGCCGCCGAGGAAGACGGTCGTTCTGCTTGGGATCACGCCCTCTCCGACGGTGAAGACTTTGAGTTGTTGTTTACCGTCTCAGGCGATGACGCTGCGCGGTTATTGGCCAACTCGCCGCTAGAAATTCCCTTGTCGAGAATTGGCACGGTCGTTGATGGTAACGAAATGCAGTTACGCACCGCAGCCGGAAAGGTGATCCCCTTACCGGTGTCAGGCTGGAAGCATCTGTTATAATTGCCGACAGTTCCGTTCTCCGTAACTACCGCTGATCGAGAAAGCCCCACTGTGCCCGGCTCCGAATCGTCCCTCCCGACAACTTGGACGTATACGTCGCATTCAGAAGTAGAGACCGCTGCATTAGGCGCCGCCGTAGGGCACGCTGCTCAAGCGGGGGCGGTGATTGGTTTGGTAGGCAACCTCGGTGCGGGAAAGACGCGTCTGACTCGTGCCGTTGCCACGGCGCTTGAAGTCGACGAAAAGTTGGTCACGAGCCCGACATTCGTATTGATCCAAGAATACGCCGGTCGGCTGCCGGTATATCATTTCGATACGTATCGGTTGGGCAGCGTTGACGAGTTTCTGGATTTGGGCGTCGAGGAATATTTTGAGGCCGGAGGCGTCTGCTTGATCGAATGGGCGGACCGCGTTGCCGGTGTCTTGCCTGACGATGTGCTACGGATCGAAATCGACATTACGGGAGAAAGCACCCGCGTTTTCAAGTTCGCTGCCCAAGGACCAATCGCACAATCGATGCTCATCGACGTTGCTCGCAACGTCGCCGACGCGCATAAAGAAGGTTGAAATTGTGGAACTTGCGCCGGGCGTTAGAGCAATTCCGAAATCGGGGTGGGATCTTCCAGGACCGGGGTTGGGCGACCGCGATGGTCTAAGAGATGCAACGCCGGGTTGAGTCCCATGGCACGATAGATTGTGGCGTGGATATGTTCCGGACGAACTGCGCGGGTGAGCGGTCGATATCCCTTGCTGTCGGTCGAACCGATAATCTGCCCGCCACGAATGCCGCCGCCTCCCATCAGGCAGAACATCGATGCACCCCAGTGATCGCGACCGGGCGTCCCCTTACTCAACGGAGGACCGCCATTGCCGCCATCGTTGATCCGTGGCGTGCGGCTGAATTCACCGCAGAGCACAACCATGGTGCTTTCCAACAGACCGCGCTGGTCCAAGTCTTTGAACAAACCATACACGGCAGCGTCGACGCGCGGTAAATAGGATTGCATGCCTGATTCGAGATTCCAGTGATGGTCCCAGCCGCCGAAATGGCAAGTGACAAACCGCGCGCCGGCTTCGACCAACCGTCGCGCCAACAACGTGCTTTGGCCCCAAGTATGCCGTCCATAGAGATCGCGAATCCGTGGATCTTCACGGCTAAGGTCAAAGGCTTCCCGCGCGCGTTTTCCAGAGACGAATTCAAATGCGTTTTTATCGAACCGATCCATCGCATCGAAGGTAGCGGTCTTTTCGACGTTGCGGGGAATCGTGTCGAGTTGTGTCAACAACCCGCGGCGATCCTCCAACCGCGACAGAGACAACCCTTTCGCCAGATTCAGGTTTTTGACTTCGAATTTATCTTTGTTCGGATCCCCACCCGTCTGAAACGGATCGTGTTGCACGCCCAACCAGTTTCCGCCGAAGTAGCCTGGACGCAAGCCGATGCTACTGGCTACCGGCACGCTGATGTAGCTGGGCATGCCCGGACTTTTTGCACCTAACTCGCGCGTAATCACTGAACCGAGAGAGGGGAATTTACCCGTATTGTTCCCACCGCTGACACCCATCGCTTTGGAAGTCAACATACGATGGCCGCCGGCGAAGTGATCGCCCGTGCCGTGATGTAGCGAGCGGACGATCGAAAACTTGTCGGCGATTTTTGCTTGTTGGGGAAACAGTTCGCTGATTTCAAATCCCTGTACGTTCGTAGGAATGGGATTCCACATACCGCGAATCTCAGCCGGTGCTTCCGGTTTGAGATCGTATAGATCCAAGTGCCCCGGTCCGCCGTCGAGCCACAGCAAGATAACTGAGCGATGCTGTTTACCCTCCGCTGCAGTTTCCTTGGCACGCAACACGTCCGCCAATCCTGCGGTGGCCATGCCGGCGACGCCCAACTGCACAAAGCTGCGACGACTCATGCCGTCACAGTACTTTCCTGTGTTTCCCATATCGACTTGCAGCATCGTCGGTCTCTCCCAACCAAAATGGGGGCAATCGTCCCGCGTCTTTGCGGGGCTCACAACGCATCACGCTGTATTGATGTGAATTCTACTCAAATCATTGCAATCCGTGCAACGTGATCTAGGGAATTTACCAGGGTAGTCGGCTGTGCAGAGTGGCCAGTGGATAGAGGCCAGTGGCCAGAAAAGGGGGAGCGATTACCCGCGATCAGTCACTGGGGCAGAAGCTCAAAGCCTAGTCCGCCAGTTTGAAGTGGACATCCCGCACACCACCTCAAACCTGTCGCTTTACGCCTGTTTTACTCAAAAATAGACAAATTCCGCTCCCAATCGTATCTTCCTAAACAGTCCGCGATTGAGCATTTCGCAGTTGTAGCCAAGTCATTGCGTGATAAAATGGGAAATCGAGATTTCTTGCTCGCCGTGATTTCACAGGCAGGGCCCGTGTCGATCGACTCTTCCGTGAGTACTCACACTTGCGTGATACGGGTAAAAAATACCGTTCGGAATGCGTTCTCTAATACGAAAAGGTAGTCTCACATGCGCTCCATGCATCGCATATTTCTGTCAGCCGTTTGCGGGTTGTTGCTCAGCGGATTGCCCGAACTCTGTCATGCCCAAGATGCTGTTGTCGTCCCCTCTGGAGTACGGGGTCGACGGTCCACGCCCTCGCAACCGGGGCAGCCTGGCCAACCTCAACCGGGACAAGCAAAACCGGGTGATAAATCCAAGCCGGGTGACGACAAGAACAAAGACAAAAAACCGGACGAGAAAAAAGAGGAACCGGGAACCTCAGCCGTAAAGCGGCCCGCCAAACCGGATGAGGAGCCGAAGCCGGAAGATCTCAAACTACAGAGACTGGGCGACGGTGAAGTCCGCTTCAACTTCCGCGGCGCTCCCTGGCCGGTGGTGCTCAAGGAGTTGGCCGACGTCGCGCATCTCAACTTGGACTGGCAGGAATTGCCGGGCGACTATTTGAATTTTGTCACAACCCGCAGTTACGAGGTCGACGAAGCCCGCGACGTGATCAATCGCCACCTGCTGGCGCGGGGTTACACCATGATCTTGCATGAAGAAATGCTCTCGGTGGTCAGCCTGAAGAAAATCAAAGAACTCAACCCGGCCGTTGTACCGGAGGTCACGCCCGAGGAACTTGCCAAATTGATGCCCCACGAATACGTCCGCACGTCGTTCGTGCTCGATACGTTGATTGCCAAAGAATTGGCAGAACAACTCAAACCGTTGATTAGCCCCGAGCATGGCCGTCTGAACGCGGTGGAGTCGCTCAATCGTCTGGAAGCGATGGATACGGTCGCCAATTTGCGGCAGATCCAATCATATCTATTGATGGAGAAATCCGACATCGGACAAGACCGAGTGATGCAGGAGTTCTTTCTCAAACATACCCGCGCCTCAGAAACGTTGGTGCAATTGCAAGATCTGCTGGGGATCAAACGCACGGCCGAAGTCTCCGGCGCCGCGAATCCGCAGATGCAGCAGCAAATGCAACAAATGATGCAACGCATGCAGCAACAACAGCAAAAAAAGGGTGGGGCTGCCGGTGCTAAGGCCCCCGAAGAGGTGCGACTGATTGTCAATTCCCGCAGCAACAGCATCATGGCGACGGCACCACCCAACAAAATGGCCATCATTACGCAAGCCATCAAATCACTCGATGTGGCTGCCGATCCGGCCGACTCGCTGTTTAACAACATCGACCGCATGCAGACTTATCGTTTAGCGGCGACCGACCCCGAAACGTTAGTAAATATGTTGGAAGACCTGGGGGGCTTGGATATCGGCACGCAATTAGAAGTCGATAAAAAGAATAAAGCCATCATCGCCAAGGCCTCTATGACCGACCATTTGATGATCCGCAAACTGATCGCCAAGCTCGACGGCAGCGGCCGGCGGTTTGATGTGATCAAATTGCGACGACTAGACGCGGTCGAAGTCGCCGGCTCGATCAAATTCATGATGGGCGGCGAAGAAGAGAAAAAGGACAACAGTCGCTCGCGGTATTCGTGGTATGGCGGCTACGGATCGTCCAATCAAAAAGAGGAAAAGGAAGACAAATTCCGTGTCGATGCCGACATGGACAACAACCGCCTGTTGCTGTGGGCCAACGACATTGAATTGGACTCAGTCGAAGGGTTGTTGGTCAAGTTGGGTGAAATCCGGGCTCCCGGCCAAAACCGCAGCAAAATGCGGTTGATGGAAGCGGTTTCCCCCGAAGATTCCGAAAAGGTCTTAGAACGCCTGCGGAAGATTTGGCCGAACATTGCCCCCAACGAATTGATTCTCCCCGAACCGATTGAAACTCCGGAAACAGACGAACCGACTAAGGAAAAAAAGGATGCAGCGGCCAAACCCAAGACCGCTGCCCTGCCGATTCAACCACGTCTGCAGTTGGCGAATTTCTATGAAGAAAAGACGGCGGCAAAAGAACCGGTCGAGGCCGCCGCAGCTGATGCGAGCGACAATCAACAAGCCAAACGTCCTGCGGGCACCCGCAAAGCCGAAGCGCCTCCCATCTCGATCCGCCGCACACACGATGGCCGTCTCGTCATCAGTTGCGACGACCCCGCCGCACTGGATGTGTTAGAAGATTTGATGGTCGACATCGCTCCGCCACCAAAGACTTACAAAGTCTTCTTCCTCAAATATGCGTCCGCCTATTGGGTCAGCTTTAATCTAGAGGACTTCTTCAAAGAAGAGGACGAAGACGACAAACCACGTCGACCCTACTGGTATTACGACTACGGTTCCAACGATAAGAAAGACGAAACGCGAAGTTTATCCAAGCGCAAGAAGTTGAAATTCATCGTCGATACCGACACGAATTCGATCATGGTCCGCGGCGGGGATTCCAGCCAATGGAAAACTGTTGAGGAATTAATTGAAATGTACGACAAGGCCTTGCCGCCCAACTCGCGTAATGTGCGACACGTACAAATCTTTAAGCTCAAACACAACAGCGCTAAGGACGTTTCCGAGGCGATCAAAGACGTTTATCGCGACCTGCTCAGCGCTAATGACAAGGCGCTTGAAAATCAGCCGAAAAAACAAACTAACATTCGCTACGCCGACTATTATGGCGACGATGACAAGGATGAATTGAGCCAAGGCCGTTTCAAGGGGGACTTGTCGATCGGGGTCGACCCCAAGACGAATACGTTGATCGTCTCAGCCACGGAGGCCATTTTGCACAACGTGGGACTCATGATCAACGAACTTGAGACATCGGCGGCACCGCTGGAATCGAATATGCAGGTCGTCAAACTCAAGCCGGGAATGGATTCTGCGGCGATCCATGAGAACCTTTCCAAACTGCTCAACCCGCGACCGTCGGACGAAGAAAAGCAAAGACAAGAAGCGGAGAAGCAAAAACAAATGCAACGAAAGCAACAGCAGCAGCAACAAGATGCCGCAGCCGCAGCCTTGCTGAACTGACTCGCTGCACCGTTGGGTTTGCACAATCGGGTTTACACGTGACAGACGTATTCCCCCACCCCTCGTTTATCCGAGGAGTGGGGGATTTTTTATACGCGTCCTATTCGGCTTTCTCAAACCCGAAAATGTGACCCGACGGGGTGAGCATATATGCCTCCCCTTGTTCGTCTTCGCCGAATGACATCACCGGCAGTGGGTCGACCCCTTCCGGCCAACTGATGCTGCGGTTAGCAGTCACGACTTTTTTGTCGGCGTCGTACTTCAAGGCCCAAATGCGGCCGCTCACGTAGTCGGCAT
Coding sequences within it:
- the tsaE gene encoding tRNA (adenosine(37)-N6)-threonylcarbamoyltransferase complex ATPase subunit type 1 TsaE, which produces MPGSESSLPTTWTYTSHSEVETAALGAAVGHAAQAGAVIGLVGNLGAGKTRLTRAVATALEVDEKLVTSPTFVLIQEYAGRLPVYHFDTYRLGSVDEFLDLGVEEYFEAGGVCLIEWADRVAGVLPDDVLRIEIDITGESTRVFKFAAQGPIAQSMLIDVARNVADAHKEG
- a CDS encoding DUF1501 domain-containing protein, which translates into the protein MLQVDMGNTGKYCDGMSRRSFVQLGVAGMATAGLADVLRAKETAAEGKQHRSVILLWLDGGPGHLDLYDLKPEAPAEIRGMWNPIPTNVQGFEISELFPQQAKIADKFSIVRSLHHGTGDHFAGGHRMLTSKAMGVSGGNNTGKFPSLGSVITRELGAKSPGMPSYISVPVASSIGLRPGYFGGNWLGVQHDPFQTGGDPNKDKFEVKNLNLAKGLSLSRLEDRRGLLTQLDTIPRNVEKTATFDAMDRFDKNAFEFVSGKRAREAFDLSREDPRIRDLYGRHTWGQSTLLARRLVEAGARFVTCHFGGWDHHWNLESGMQSYLPRVDAAVYGLFKDLDQRGLLESTMVVLCGEFSRTPRINDGGNGGPPLSKGTPGRDHWGASMFCLMGGGGIRGGQIIGSTDSKGYRPLTRAVRPEHIHATIYRAMGLNPALHLLDHRGRPTPVLEDPTPISELL
- the thiL gene encoding thiamine-phosphate kinase, with protein sequence MNTGRHEFELIAWIRQQTRAHDRIPLGIGDDTAALAFPNPANCLVTVDMLMEGVHFTMPPATPRQIGHKALAVNLSDIAAMAGRPLAAVISLALPRGVPAKLAEELYAGIEELADQFDVAIAGGDTNSWQGPLVISITALGETTDRGAVTRSGARPGDAIFVTGGLGGSLAGKHLDFTPRINEASKLHEAVDLHAMLDVSDGLAADLQHIVEESGVGVILEESEIPISPAAQTAAEEDGRSAWDHALSDGEDFELLFTVSGDDAARLLANSPLEIPLSRIGTVVDGNEMQLRTAAGKVIPLPVSGWKHLL
- a CDS encoding secretin N-terminal domain-containing protein; this encodes MRSMHRIFLSAVCGLLLSGLPELCHAQDAVVVPSGVRGRRSTPSQPGQPGQPQPGQAKPGDKSKPGDDKNKDKKPDEKKEEPGTSAVKRPAKPDEEPKPEDLKLQRLGDGEVRFNFRGAPWPVVLKELADVAHLNLDWQELPGDYLNFVTTRSYEVDEARDVINRHLLARGYTMILHEEMLSVVSLKKIKELNPAVVPEVTPEELAKLMPHEYVRTSFVLDTLIAKELAEQLKPLISPEHGRLNAVESLNRLEAMDTVANLRQIQSYLLMEKSDIGQDRVMQEFFLKHTRASETLVQLQDLLGIKRTAEVSGAANPQMQQQMQQMMQRMQQQQQKKGGAAGAKAPEEVRLIVNSRSNSIMATAPPNKMAIITQAIKSLDVAADPADSLFNNIDRMQTYRLAATDPETLVNMLEDLGGLDIGTQLEVDKKNKAIIAKASMTDHLMIRKLIAKLDGSGRRFDVIKLRRLDAVEVAGSIKFMMGGEEEKKDNSRSRYSWYGGYGSSNQKEEKEDKFRVDADMDNNRLLLWANDIELDSVEGLLVKLGEIRAPGQNRSKMRLMEAVSPEDSEKVLERLRKIWPNIAPNELILPEPIETPETDEPTKEKKDAAAKPKTAALPIQPRLQLANFYEEKTAAKEPVEAAAADASDNQQAKRPAGTRKAEAPPISIRRTHDGRLVISCDDPAALDVLEDLMVDIAPPPKTYKVFFLKYASAYWVSFNLEDFFKEEDEDDKPRRPYWYYDYGSNDKKDETRSLSKRKKLKFIVDTDTNSIMVRGGDSSQWKTVEELIEMYDKALPPNSRNVRHVQIFKLKHNSAKDVSEAIKDVYRDLLSANDKALENQPKKQTNIRYADYYGDDDKDELSQGRFKGDLSIGVDPKTNTLIVSATEAILHNVGLMINELETSAAPLESNMQVVKLKPGMDSAAIHENLSKLLNPRPSDEEKQRQEAEKQKQMQRKQQQQQQDAAAAALLN